One segment of Babylonia areolata isolate BAREFJ2019XMU chromosome 24, ASM4173473v1, whole genome shotgun sequence DNA contains the following:
- the LOC143299217 gene encoding mothers against decapentaplegic homolog 9-like, with amino-acid sequence MTSPLSSIFSFTSPAVKRLLGWKQGDEEEKWAEKAVDSLVKKLKKKKGALEDLEKALSCPGQVSKCVTIPRSLDGRLQVSHRKGLPHVIYCRVWRWPDLQSHHELKPLECCEYPFSAKQKEVCINPYHYKRVESPVLPPVLVPRYSEFPSGGGSMPAFQSVPEPNMPHNVTYPFQQQHSPNPPSSGPGSPFGLPADTPPPAYQAQEDNQPNSMGMSQNNNAMAPPPHHPAPDSGPQPMDTSTMPPIPIPKHVANRGIVDLQPVTYQEPQYWCSIVYYELNNRVGEAFHASHNSIVTDGFCDPSNNADRFCLGLLSNVNRNSTIENTRRHIGKGVHLYYVGGEVFAECLSDSSIFVQSRNCNYHHGFHPTTVCKIPPGCSLKIFNNQEFAALLSQSVNHGFEAVYDLTKMCTIRMSFVKGWGAEYHRQDVTSTPCWIEIHLNGPLQWLDKVLTQMGSPHNPISSVS; translated from the exons ATGACTTCACCACTGTCCAGCATCTTCTCCTTTACCAGCCCAGCAGTAAAACGTCTGCTAGGCTGGAAGCAGGGAGATGAGGAGGAAAAATGGGCAGAGAAAGCTGTGGACTCTCTGGTCAAgaagctgaaaaagaagaagggagctCTCGAAGATCTGGAAAAAGCCCTAAGTTGTCCTGGACAAGTTAGCAAGTGCGTCACCATTCCACGCTCTCTTGATGGTCGTCTGCAGGTGTCCCACCGCAAGGGTCTGCCACATGTCATTTATTGCCGTGTGTGGCGATGGCCAGACCTGCAGTCCCACCATGAACTGAAGCCCCTGGAATGCTGCGAGTATCCATTCTCTGCCAAGCAGAAAGAGGTGTGCATTAACCCGTACCACTATAAGCGGGTTGAAAGTCCTG TGTTACCACCTGTATTGGTTCCACGTTACAGTGAGTTTCCATCAGGTGGCGGCAGCATGCCAGCCTTCCAGTCTGTGCCAGAACCCAACATGCCCCATAACGTAACCTACCCTTTCCAGCAGCAGCACTCTCCAAATCCACCCAGCTCTGGGCCTGGCAGTCCCTTTGGTTTACCTG CGGACACCCCGCCACCAGCCTACCAGGCGCAGGAGGACAACCAGCCCAACTCCATGGGGATGAGCCAGAACAACAATGCAATggcacctccaccccaccaccccgcacCCGACAGTGGGCCCCAGCCCATGGATACGTCCACAATGCCCCCCATCCCAATTCCAAAACATGTGGCCAATCGTGGCATCG TGGATCTCCAGCCAGTAACCTATCAAGAGCCGCAGTACTGGTGCTCCATTGTCTACTATGAACTGAACAATCGTGTGGGGGAGGCCTTCCATGCTTCCCACAATTCCATAGTCACAGATGGGTTCTGCGACCCTTCCAACAATGCTGACAGATTCTGCCTGGGTCTGCTGTCTAATGTCAACCGCAACTCCACCATCGAAAATACCCGTCGACATATTGGAAAAG gtgtacaCCTGTACtatgtgggtggggaggtgtttgCTGAGTGTCTCAGTGACAGCAGCATCTTTGTCCAGAGTCGTAATTGCAACTACCATCATGGCTTCCACCCAACAACAGTGTGCAAAATTCCCCCTGGTTGCTCCTTGAAGATCTTCAACAACCAGGAGTTTGCTGCCCTGCTGAGCCAGTCAGTCAACCATGGCTTTGAAGCGGTGTACGACCTGACCAAAATGTGCACCATTCGAATGAGTTTTGTGAAGGGCTGGGGGGCAGAGTACCATCGACAGGATGTGACCAGCACTCCTTGCTGGATCGAGATCCACCTCAATGGCCCCCTGCAGTGGTTGGACAAAGTGCTCACTCAGATGGGTTCCCCACACAACcccatctcctctgtctcttga